A part of Spiribacter vilamensis genomic DNA contains:
- a CDS encoding arsenic resistance protein → MRALLERHQSWIYLVFILAGVGVGLLRPDSTAAFDRLLWPLLGVLLYVTFTQVPLTHVREGMRDWRFLSALMVGNFVVIPLGLAVLVAWLPLSPTVMVGVLLVLLAPCTDWFISFTHLGKGDAGRAIAAAPLLLFAQLIMLPVYLWFFLGHDWLEAALSTHLLVAFVALILTPLFFAWLTERFAENQPRMQSLVCGMGALPVPLLAVVVFVIAASQVNEVAGLPDVLWPVLPIFVGYLVVAAVLGRFMGHLFRLDAPGARTLVFSFGTRNSFVVLPIALALPEPWQAAVVVIVFQSLVELFGMVAYLSLVPRWLIAAGSGPVGHVP, encoded by the coding sequence ATGCGAGCATTACTAGAACGTCATCAGTCCTGGATCTACCTGGTGTTCATTCTCGCCGGTGTGGGTGTCGGGCTGCTTCGGCCGGATTCCACGGCCGCCTTCGATCGGTTGCTATGGCCTCTTCTCGGGGTCCTGCTGTATGTCACGTTCACCCAGGTGCCGTTGACGCACGTCCGAGAGGGGATGCGGGACTGGCGGTTCCTGTCGGCCCTTATGGTCGGGAATTTTGTGGTCATCCCACTGGGATTGGCCGTCCTGGTCGCCTGGCTACCCCTATCTCCGACTGTCATGGTCGGGGTGCTGCTGGTTTTACTTGCACCCTGCACTGACTGGTTCATCAGTTTTACCCACCTGGGCAAGGGAGATGCTGGCCGCGCCATCGCTGCCGCGCCTTTACTCCTGTTTGCGCAACTGATCATGCTGCCAGTGTACCTGTGGTTTTTTCTTGGTCATGACTGGCTCGAAGCTGCCCTCAGCACGCATCTGCTCGTCGCCTTTGTGGCGCTGATCCTGACCCCCCTGTTCTTTGCCTGGCTGACCGAGCGGTTCGCCGAGAACCAACCTCGTATGCAGTCGTTAGTCTGCGGGATGGGTGCGCTGCCAGTGCCGCTGCTGGCTGTGGTTGTGTTCGTCATCGCGGCATCACAGGTGAATGAGGTAGCGGGCCTGCCCGACGTCTTGTGGCCAGTGCTGCCGATATTCGTCGGCTATCTGGTGGTGGCAGCGGTGCTCGGCAGGTTTATGGGGCACTTGTTCCGTCTCGATGCGCCGGGCGCGAGGACATTGGTGTTCAGTTTCGGCACCCGAAATTCTTTCGTGGTGCTGCCGATTGCGCTGGCACTGCCCGAGCCGTGGCAGGCCGCCGTTGTCGTTATCGTGTTCCAGTCGCTGGTCGAATTGTTCGGAATGGTGGCCTATCTCTCCCTGGTGCCGCGCTGGTTGATAGCTGCAGGCAGTGGACCTGTCGGGCACGTCCCCTGA